From the Pseudomonas sp. VD-NE ins genome, the window GGCACACATTCAAGGCCAGTTCACAAAGTGCAGTCAGCTGCAGATGACCCCGAGCGAATGCTTCGGAAACAACGCCTGAATTAGCCATGATGCGTGACCTCCCCTTTCGGAGCTCACGGTAAATGCCAACCCGCTGCGGATTCTGCGCGCGGCAGCACCCGAATTATCAGGGATACGTGTAGGGTGGAGATGCACAACCGCTGGACTGTGTAGCAATAGGCTTTATCAAGACGCTTCATCTCGTCCACAGCCGCTGGTTGATTCCTCCTCCTGACTGAGTGCTTAAGTAGCCACAGCAAGCAGGACGCGTACGTCGCTATATCGGCCCAATTGGCCGCATATCGCTGGACACGGGAATGGCCAACCACTCCCGACGCACCTGACACCGACCGTGAGAAGTCGTGTGTGCCGAACGCCGTTTCCGGCAGCCCGGAAACCGACGGTACTACATGAAAAGAATGCTGATTAACGCAACTCAACCCGAAGAGTTGCGTGTTGCACTGGTAGATGGCCAACGCCTCTACGACCTGGACATCGAATCCGGTGCACGCGAGCAGAAGAAGGCCAACATCTATAAAGGCCGTATCACTCGCATCGAACCAAGCCTTGAGGCTGCCTTTGTCGATTTCGGCTCTGAGCGCCACGGCTTCCTGCCCCTCAAAGAAATCTCCCGCGAATACTTCAAGAAAGCCCCTGAAGGCCGCGTCAACATCAAGGACGTCCTGAGCGAAGGCCAGGAAGTCATCGTTCAGGTCGAAAAAGAAGAACGTGGCAACAAGGGCGCAGCCCTGACCACCTTCATCAGCCTGGCCGGTCGTTACCTCGTGCTGATGCCGAACAACCCGCGTGCCGGCGGTATTTCCCGTCGCATCGAAGGCGAAGAGCGCAACGAGCTGCGTGAAGCGCTGAACGGCCTGGTTGCACCGGCCGACATGGGTCTGATCGTGCGCACTGCCGGCCTTGGCCGCAGCAGCGAAGAAATGCAGTGGGACCTCGACTACCTGCTGCAACTGTGGACTGCTATTAAAGAAGCCTCGCTGGATCGCTCCGCGCCATTCCTGATCTACCAGGAAAGCAACGTGATCATCCGCGCCATCCGCGATTACCTGCGCCAGGACATCGGCGAAGTGCTGATCGACAGCGTTGAAGCCCAGGACGAAGCCCTGACCTTCATCCGTCAGGTGATGCCGCAGTACGCCAGCAAGATCAAGCTTTACGAAGACAGCGTTCCGCTGTTCAACCGTTTCCAGATCGAAAGCCAGATCGAGACCGCTTTCCAGCGCGTCGTTGAACTGCCTTCCGGCGGCTCCATCGTTATCGATCCGACCGAAGCCCTGGTGTCCATCGACATCAACTCGGCGCGCGCCACCAAAGGCAGCGACATCGAAGAAACCGCCCTGCAGACCAATCTTGAAGCCGCCGAAGAAATCGCCCGTCAGTTGCGCCTGCGCGACATCGGCGGCCTGATCGTCATCGACTTCATCGACATGACCCCAGCCAAGAACCAGCGCGCCGTGGAAGAGAAAGTCCGCGAATGCCTGGAAGCCGACCGCGCTCGCGTGCAGATCGGCCGCATCTCGCGCTTCGGTCTGCTGGAAATGTCCCGTCAGCGCCTGCGTCCATCGCTGGGCGAAAGCAGCGGCATCGTCTGCCCGCGTTGCAACGGCACCGGCATCATCCGTGACGTTGAATCGCTGTCGCTGGCGATCCTGCGCCTGATCGAAGAAGAAGCCCTGAAAGACCGCACTGCCGAAGTGCGCGCTCAGGTGCCGATTCCGGTCGCTGCGTTCCTGCTCAACGAAAAACGCAACTCGATCACCAAGATCGAACTGCGCACCCGTGCTCGCATCGTCATTCTGCCGAACGATCACCTTGAAACGCCGCACTTCGAAGTTCAGCGTCTGCGTGACGACAGCCCGGAAGCCGCGACCAACCAGTCCAGCTACGAAATCGCTGCTGCCGCTGCCGAAGTCGAAGAAGTCCAGCCAGCCGCTGCGACCCGCACCCTGGTTCGCCAGGAAGCAGCCGTTAAAACTGCACCGGCCCGTGCCAACGCTCCGGTTCCGACCGAAGCCGCCGCACCTGTCGCCGCTGCACCAGCTCCGGTTGCCGCGCCAGAGCCAAGCCTGTTCAAAGGCCTGGTGAAATCGCTGGTCAGCCTGTTCGCCACCAAAGAAGAGCCAGCCGCTCCGGCTGTGGTTGAAAAACCTGCCAGCGAACGTCCGGCCCGTAACGAAGAACGTCGCAACGGTCGCCAGCAGAGCCGCAACCGTAACGGTCGTCGCGATGAAGAGCGCAAGCCGCGCGAAGAACGTGCTCCACGTGAAGAACGTGCCCCACGCGAGCCGCGTGAAGAGCGCGCGCCACGCGAAGCCCGTGAAGTCCGCGAACCGCGTGAAGCCCGCACCGAAACGCCGGTAGCCCGCGAAGAGCGCGCACCTCGTGCTCCGCGTGAAGAGCGTGCACCACGTGCTCCGCGCGAAGATCGCAAGCCACGTGGCGAACGTGAAGAGCGCGTGCGTGAACTGCGTGAGCCGCTGGACGCCGTTCCGGCAGTTGCTGCAGCCGCAGCCGTAACCGCTGAAGAGCGTCCAGCCCGTCAGCCACGTGAAGAGCGCGCACCGCGTCCACCGCGTGAAGAGCGTCAACCGCGTGCCGAACAGGCTGCTGCTGCCGTCGCTGAAGAAGAAGTGAACAGCAACGAAGAGCAACTGCCGGAAGACGGTTCGGAGAATGCCGAAGGCGATCGTCCACGTCGTCGTTCGCGCGGTCAGCGTCGTCGCAGCAACCGTCGTGAGCGTCAGCGTGATGCCAACGGCAACGTGATCGAAGGTTCGGAAGAGTCCGAGTCCGGCGAAAACGCTGAAGAGCCAAGCACTGCCGATCTGGCTGCTGGTCTGGCTGTCACCGCCGCCGTTGCCAGCACCGTGATCAGCGCTCCGGCCGAAGCCCAAGCTCACGAGCAAGCCGAACGCGCCACCGCTGCTGTTCAGGAAACCGCTGCAGTGGAAGCGCCGGCTGTTGAAGCGACCACTCCGGTAGAAGTGGTTGCTGCTCCGGAAGTCGAAGTGGCTCCGGTTCAGGAAACCCTGCCGCAGGTCGAGCCAGCGCCATTTGTGGCTGCCGAGCCGGCGGTTGAAACCGTCGCTGAAACCGTGACCGAAACCGTGCGTGAAGTTCGTGAAGAGCAGACCGCTTTCAACTGGATCGCCGAGCCGGCTGTTGTTGAAACACCAGCGCCAGTGGTTGAAGCACCGGTTGTTGAAAAGCCAGTGTTCGAAGCGCCTGTGGTTGAAGCTCCCGTGGTTGAAGAGACCAAAGTAGCCGAGCCAGTGGTCGTTGCTCAACCAGCCCCGGCTGTCGAAGCACCTGTCGTTGCCGAAGCGCCAGCCCCGGTGGTTGAAGCGCCAGCTCCAGTCAGCGCCCTGACGCCAAGCGGCCGCGCGCCAAACGACCCACGTGAAGTGCGTCGTCGCAAGCGTGAAGAAGAGCGTCTGCAGAAGGAAGCCGAACTGGCTGCCGCTGCTGCTCCGGTAGCTGAAGTGGTTGAGGCAACTCCTGCCCCGGTCGCTGAAGAAGCGGTTGTCGAAGCGGTGATTGCTGAAGCACCACGCTCCGTTCAGGACGCGGTCGAGCAGCACCAAGAGGCTGAGGAAAAAGAACACGAGCCTAAACCACTCGTGTAATTCCCAAAGCCGTTAAAAAGCCCCGCCCGGTGAAAACCTGGCGGGGCTTTTTTATGCCTCGATTTTTTGTGGTGGACTCTAGATCCCCCCCTCACCCCAGCCCTCTCCCCACGGGGCGAGGGGGAAAGGGAGCCGATCTCCGTGTGCGTCAAAGCCGGAGTTCGACTCGAAGTTTCAGGTTGGTGTACCTCGAAAGAACACCTC encodes:
- the rne gene encoding ribonuclease E, which codes for MKRMLINATQPEELRVALVDGQRLYDLDIESGAREQKKANIYKGRITRIEPSLEAAFVDFGSERHGFLPLKEISREYFKKAPEGRVNIKDVLSEGQEVIVQVEKEERGNKGAALTTFISLAGRYLVLMPNNPRAGGISRRIEGEERNELREALNGLVAPADMGLIVRTAGLGRSSEEMQWDLDYLLQLWTAIKEASLDRSAPFLIYQESNVIIRAIRDYLRQDIGEVLIDSVEAQDEALTFIRQVMPQYASKIKLYEDSVPLFNRFQIESQIETAFQRVVELPSGGSIVIDPTEALVSIDINSARATKGSDIEETALQTNLEAAEEIARQLRLRDIGGLIVIDFIDMTPAKNQRAVEEKVRECLEADRARVQIGRISRFGLLEMSRQRLRPSLGESSGIVCPRCNGTGIIRDVESLSLAILRLIEEEALKDRTAEVRAQVPIPVAAFLLNEKRNSITKIELRTRARIVILPNDHLETPHFEVQRLRDDSPEAATNQSSYEIAAAAAEVEEVQPAAATRTLVRQEAAVKTAPARANAPVPTEAAAPVAAAPAPVAAPEPSLFKGLVKSLVSLFATKEEPAAPAVVEKPASERPARNEERRNGRQQSRNRNGRRDEERKPREERAPREERAPREPREERAPREAREVREPREARTETPVAREERAPRAPREERAPRAPREDRKPRGEREERVRELREPLDAVPAVAAAAAVTAEERPARQPREERAPRPPREERQPRAEQAAAAVAEEEVNSNEEQLPEDGSENAEGDRPRRRSRGQRRRSNRRERQRDANGNVIEGSEESESGENAEEPSTADLAAGLAVTAAVASTVISAPAEAQAHEQAERATAAVQETAAVEAPAVEATTPVEVVAAPEVEVAPVQETLPQVEPAPFVAAEPAVETVAETVTETVREVREEQTAFNWIAEPAVVETPAPVVEAPVVEKPVFEAPVVEAPVVEETKVAEPVVVAQPAPAVEAPVVAEAPAPVVEAPAPVSALTPSGRAPNDPREVRRRKREEERLQKEAELAAAAAPVAEVVEATPAPVAEEAVVEAVIAEAPRSVQDAVEQHQEAEEKEHEPKPLV